From Mytilus edulis chromosome 8, xbMytEdul2.2, whole genome shotgun sequence, one genomic window encodes:
- the LOC139486562 gene encoding magnesium transporter NIPA2-like — MSYNNTTQPSILNVTEETLHQVSEADIYGFWIGFSLAIFSNAFTGSSYIVKKLGLNRVAKKQEGVLPDHDGYGYLKEWLWWVGMSLMIFGEILNFLAYIFAPATLVTPLGALSVIVTAVMSSIFLKERLNIIGKVSCGLCVIGSTVMVVHSPQETQVHSMDEMLEKVQEPIFIVYCLTLLGVALVFIIILAPKYGGKYVLVYQAICGILGSFTVMGSKGTGIAISQTVKGDQQFTNWFTYVNLAIVIACILVELNFLNRSLAKFNTAVVIPINYVLFTSFVVSLSAVLFKDFFYMNWKDIVSFFLGFIIVVGGIFLLNSFKDMDITMKNLPKAHKKEIEKDETINILVNGNIKNTNDTYRKLDNSQSIASIDQIVFETK; from the exons ATGTCTTATAACAACACTACCCAACCAAGCATTTTAAATGTAACCGAGGAAACACTACATCAGGTATCTGAGGCAGATATATATGGTTTCTGGATAGGATTTAGTCTTGCTATATTTTCAAATGCATTCACTGGAAGTAGTTATATAGTGAAGAAACTTGGATTAAATAGAGTAGCCAAGAAACAAGAAGGAGTACTGCCAG ATCATGATGGATATGGTTATCTTAAAGAATGGCTCTGGTGGGTCGGAATGAGCTTAA TGATCTTTGGAGAAATCCTGAACTTTTTAGCCTACATTTTTGCCCCGGCCACATTGGTTACACCATTAGGTGCTCTGAGTGTTATTGTGAC AGCTGTCATGTCAtcaatatttttgaaagaaaGACTGAACATAATAGGTAAAGTGAGCTGTGGATTGTGTGTCATCGGATCAACTGTTATGGTTGTACATTCACCTCAAGAAACCCAAGTTCACAGTATGGATGAAATGTTAGAGAAAGTTCAAGAAccaa tatttaTCGTGTACTGTTTAACGCTATTAGGCGTTGCGTTGGTGTTTATAATAATCCTAGCGCCGAAATATGGAGGAAAATACGTACTGGTTTACCAAGCGATTTGTGGGATCCTTGGCTCTTTTACTGTTATGGGATCTAAAGGAACCGGTATAGCTATATCACAGACAGTCAAAGGGGACCAGCAGTTCACGAACTGGTTTACTTATGTAAATCTGGCTATAGTCATTGCATGTATATTGGTTGAGTTGAACTTTCTGAACCGGTCATTAGCTAAATTTAACACCGCTGTTGTGATACCAATTAATTACGTGCTATTTACATCATTCGTTGTTTCTTTGTCTGCTGTTTTATTCAAAGACTTTTTCTACATGAACTGGAAGGATATAGTATCGTTCTTTTTAGGTTTCATCATTGTAGTAGGTGGAATATTCTTACTTAATTCCTTTAAAGACATGGATATAACGATGAAAAATCTACCGAAGGCTCATAAGAAAGAAATAGAAAAGGATGAAACTATAAACATTCTAGTCAATGGAAATATCAAAAATACTAACGATACTTATCGAAAACTGGATAATAGTCAAAGTATAGCTAGTATAGACCAGATtgtatttgaaacaaaatga